One window from the genome of Magnolia sinica isolate HGM2019 chromosome 4, MsV1, whole genome shotgun sequence encodes:
- the LOC131242687 gene encoding aspartic proteinase Asp1-like isoform X1, producing the protein MSRDEKESFPFLLLLLLLLLLLTFQTCSAATNTQKRQTVSPSSSSSSSSSSSSNGLGSSVFPIIGNVYPAGLYYASVSIGNPPKTYFLDVDTGSDLTWVQCDAPCVSCSTGPHPPYKPVKNKFVFCEEALCASVPSTIPNKCENPHDKCYYKVVYADHGSSAGFLTQDTFKLRMSYGSLAQTLAFGCGYNQRGSSSTSTLIDGVLGLGNGKSSIVSQLRALRLVRNVIGHCFSRKGDGYLFIGDSIVPSSGVTWTPMSRNLFHTHYTPGPTNIFFGEQPMGVYILVVFDSGSTYTYFASQPYQAFVYALKKSLSEKPLEEVKDRELPLCWKGATRFKSIREVKKYFKPLILVFANGKKAVLEIPPEGYLIISKHGNVCLGILNGTEIGLQDLNLIGDISLQDLMVIYDNEKKQIGWVCANCDRLPKSGTALF; encoded by the exons ATGAGCAGGGACGAGAAAGAGTCTTTTCCGTttcttctgctgctgctgctgctgctgctgctgctgacattCCAAACGTGCTCGGCTGCAACCAACACGCAGAAAAGGCAGACtgtatcaccatcatcatcttcatcttcatcttcatcttcatcatccAACGGTCTAGGTTCATCCGTCTTCCCCATCATTGGGAATGTATACCCAGCCGg GTTATACTACGCTAGTGTCAGCATTGGAAATCCACCCAAGACGTACTTTCTTGATGTCGACACAGGCAGCGACCTTACATGGGTCCAATGTGATGCCCCCTGTGTCAGCTGCTCCACG GGTCCCCACCCACCTTACAAGCCTGTGAAGAACAAGTTCGTCTTCTGTGAGGAAGCCCTTTGTGCCTCCGTCCCCTCCACCATCCCTAACAAATGCGAGAATCCTCATGATAAATGTTACTACAAGGTCGTGTATGCTGACCATGGCTCCTCTGCTGGTTTCCTTACACAGGACACTTTCAAACTCCGCATGTCCTACGGCTCTCTCGCTCAAACTCTAGCTTTTGG ATGTGGGTACAACCAAAGAGGTTCCAGTTCAACTTCCACTTTGATTGATGGAGTTCTTGGCCTTGGAAATGGCAAATCTAGCATTGTATCTCAGCTGCGAGCTCTCAGGCTTGTAAGAAATGTGATTGGCCACTGTTTCAGCAGAAAAGGTGATGGATATCTATTCATTGGAGACAGCATTGTGCCTTCTTCAGGGGTTACTTGGACACCAATGTCTCGCAATCTATTTCA TACACACTACACTCCAGGTCCCACTAATATCTTCTTTGGAGAGCAGCCTATGGGTGTTTATATTCTGGTAGTTTTTGACAGTGGGAGCACCTACACTTACTTCGCTTCGCAGCCTTACCAAGCGTTTGTTTACGCA TTGAAGAAAAGTTTATCTGAAAAACCATTGGAAGAGGTCAAAGACAGGGAACTTCCATTGTGTTGGAAAGGTGCTACGAGGTTCAAATCCATACGCGAAGTCAAGAAATACTTCAAGCCCTTGATACTGGTATTTGCAAATGGCAAGAAAGCTGTGCTTGAAATACCTCCTGAAGGTTATCTGATCATCTCA AAGCATGGCAATGTTTGCTTGGGGATTCTGAATGGCACTGAAATTGGACTGCAAGATCTCAACCTCATTGGAG acatCTCACTACAAGATCTCATGGTAATCTATGACAACGAGAAGAAGCAGATTGGATGGGTTTGTGCAAATTGCGACAGGCTCCCCAAGTCTGGAACCGCTCTCTTCTGA
- the LOC131244070 gene encoding uncharacterized protein LOC131244070 — protein MYAFRFFKIGSDKDKGNDNGGSKGGDDNGGSKGGSIDLSRGGSINDISTGKTPKHRSTDNTFTSRTPSLFRSTSTRAGDPIMFSYSTVRRKPPPVEKTLECTLEDLLHGCVKKIMLTREVLADNGIMVQEEELLRIKVKPGWKEGTKITFEGIGDERPGMLPADVIFSISEIQHPLFKREGNDLVLTLQIPLVKALTGCTLSIPLPGGDKMSCSFNEIIYPGYEKIVAGHGMPIAKEHGLRGDLRIIFDVEFPKKLSEKRRRDVFRILQDGA, from the exons ATGTATGCCTTTCGTTTCTTTAAAATCGGTAGCGACAAAGACAAAGGCAACGACAATGGAGGATCGAAGGGTGGTGATGATAATGGCGGATCCAAGGGTGGCAGCATTGATTTATCGAGAGGTGGCAGCATTAATGATATTTCAACAGGCAAAACTCCCAAGCATCGAAGCACGGACAATACCTTCACGTCCCGTACTCCCAGCCTCTTCCGAAGTACCAGTACTAGAGCAGGCGACCCCATCATGTTCTCTTATTCTACCGTTCGAAGGAAGCCTCCACCGGTCGAGAAGACGCTCGAATGCACACTTGAAGATCTTTTGCATGGCTGTGTTAAGAAGATCATGCTTACAAGAGAAGTCCTTGCAGATAATGG AATCATGGTGCAAGAAGAGGAATTGCTACGTATAAAAGTAAAACCAGGATGGAAGGAAGGCACAAAGATCACATTCGAAGGGATCGGCGACGAGCGGCCCGGCATGCTCCCGGCCGACGTGATCTTTTCCATATCAGAGATACAACATCCACTATTCAAGAGAGAAGGCAATGACTTAGTTCTCACACTTCAAATTCCATTAGTGAAGGCTCTCACAGGGTGCACGCTTTCCATCCCACTACCTGGTGGGGACAAGATGAGCTGTTCATTCAATGAAATCATATACCCGGGCTACGAAAAGATCGTGGCGGGCCATGGCATGCCGATCGCCAAAGAGCATGGCCTGCGGGGCGATCTACGGATCATATTCGATGTAGAATTCCCAAAAAAATTGAGCGAAAAAAGGCGAAGGGATGTGTTTAGAATTCTCCAAGATGGCGCGTGa
- the LOC131242687 gene encoding aspartic proteinase Asp1-like isoform X2, giving the protein MSRDEKESFPFLLLLLLLLLLLTFQTCSAATNTQKRQTVSPSSSSSSSSSSSSNGLGSSVFPIIGNVYPAGLYYASVSIGNPPKTYFLDVDTGSDLTWVQCDAPCVSCSTGPHPPYKPVKNKFVFCEEALCASVPSTIPNKCENPHDKCYYKVVYADHGSSAGFLTQDTFKLRMSYGSLAQTLAFGCGYNQRGSSSTSTLIDGVLGLGNGKSSIVSQLRALRLVRNVIGHCFSRKGDGYLFIGDSIVPSSGVTWTPMSRNLFHTHYTPGPTNIFFGEQPMGVYILVLKKSLSEKPLEEVKDRELPLCWKGATRFKSIREVKKYFKPLILVFANGKKAVLEIPPEGYLIISKHGNVCLGILNGTEIGLQDLNLIGDISLQDLMVIYDNEKKQIGWVCANCDRLPKSGTALF; this is encoded by the exons ATGAGCAGGGACGAGAAAGAGTCTTTTCCGTttcttctgctgctgctgctgctgctgctgctgctgacattCCAAACGTGCTCGGCTGCAACCAACACGCAGAAAAGGCAGACtgtatcaccatcatcatcttcatcttcatcttcatcttcatcatccAACGGTCTAGGTTCATCCGTCTTCCCCATCATTGGGAATGTATACCCAGCCGg GTTATACTACGCTAGTGTCAGCATTGGAAATCCACCCAAGACGTACTTTCTTGATGTCGACACAGGCAGCGACCTTACATGGGTCCAATGTGATGCCCCCTGTGTCAGCTGCTCCACG GGTCCCCACCCACCTTACAAGCCTGTGAAGAACAAGTTCGTCTTCTGTGAGGAAGCCCTTTGTGCCTCCGTCCCCTCCACCATCCCTAACAAATGCGAGAATCCTCATGATAAATGTTACTACAAGGTCGTGTATGCTGACCATGGCTCCTCTGCTGGTTTCCTTACACAGGACACTTTCAAACTCCGCATGTCCTACGGCTCTCTCGCTCAAACTCTAGCTTTTGG ATGTGGGTACAACCAAAGAGGTTCCAGTTCAACTTCCACTTTGATTGATGGAGTTCTTGGCCTTGGAAATGGCAAATCTAGCATTGTATCTCAGCTGCGAGCTCTCAGGCTTGTAAGAAATGTGATTGGCCACTGTTTCAGCAGAAAAGGTGATGGATATCTATTCATTGGAGACAGCATTGTGCCTTCTTCAGGGGTTACTTGGACACCAATGTCTCGCAATCTATTTCA TACACACTACACTCCAGGTCCCACTAATATCTTCTTTGGAGAGCAGCCTATGGGTGTTTATATTCTGGTA TTGAAGAAAAGTTTATCTGAAAAACCATTGGAAGAGGTCAAAGACAGGGAACTTCCATTGTGTTGGAAAGGTGCTACGAGGTTCAAATCCATACGCGAAGTCAAGAAATACTTCAAGCCCTTGATACTGGTATTTGCAAATGGCAAGAAAGCTGTGCTTGAAATACCTCCTGAAGGTTATCTGATCATCTCA AAGCATGGCAATGTTTGCTTGGGGATTCTGAATGGCACTGAAATTGGACTGCAAGATCTCAACCTCATTGGAG acatCTCACTACAAGATCTCATGGTAATCTATGACAACGAGAAGAAGCAGATTGGATGGGTTTGTGCAAATTGCGACAGGCTCCCCAAGTCTGGAACCGCTCTCTTCTGA